A region of Rhodamnia argentea isolate NSW1041297 chromosome 9, ASM2092103v1, whole genome shotgun sequence DNA encodes the following proteins:
- the LOC115744380 gene encoding uncharacterized protein LOC115744380, producing the protein MEKGPVHSPPLKNPSPDIFLPSPSSPSRSIDDNANFPVSASHCKPPSCSASGPASQGKMAATLRSSLLGLVPSELEIDKAIRALLDLWQSASSTGSEQNWMRLFGCRDSSILMSSGWGRVRHALHLLLTEPAIKRLVISLVSDKAFWSAIMNNQSVQKFQELLLSDDTKSPLIYEEIDWGTNNPRWLLDILKDKIMELIEKFKLLLIETFQHSRPPTPEATAELEDRVGSSLLLSVLIILVVVLARVQPSFQF; encoded by the exons atggaaaaagggCCGGTGCATTCTCCGCCATTGAAGAACCCTTCTCCTGACATCTTCCTTCCCtcgccttcttctccttcaagaAGCATCGATGATAATGCCAACTTTCCGGTTTCAGCCAGTCATTGCAAGCCTCCTTCTTGCTCTGCTTCTGGCCCTGCCAGCCAAGGGAAGATGGCGGCGACTTTGCGCTCTTCCCTTCTGGGTCTTGTTCCTTCCGAGCTCGAGATCGATAAGGCCATTCGTGCTCTCCTCGA CCTCTGGCAGAGTGCTTCTTCAACTGGCTCTGAGCAAAACTGGATGCGGCTTTTCGGATGTAGGGATTCGAGCATATTGATGTCTAGTGGATGGGGGAGAGTTCGGCATGCCCTTCATCTGCTGCTGACGGAACCAGCTATTAAG AGATTGGTTATCTCGTTAGTCTCGGATAAAGCTTTCTGGAGCGCTATTATGAACAATCAGTCGGTCCAGAAGTTCCAGGAGTTGCTCCTCTCAG ATGATACTAAAAGCCCTCTGATTTATGAGGAAATAGACTGGGGTACGAACAATCCGCGGTGGCTCTTGGACATCTTGAAGGACAAAATCATGGAActcattgaaaaattcaagcTGCTTTTGATCGAGACGTTTCAACATTCCCGGCCTCCCACGCCAGAGGCTACGGCTGAGTTGGAGGACAGAGTTGGATCGTCCTTGCTGCTTTCGGTCCTAATCATCTTGGTTGTAGTGTTGGCACGAGTTCAACCTTCGTTTCAATTCTAG
- the LOC115744374 gene encoding nuclear pore complex protein NUP62 isoform X1, protein MSGFSFGSSAGSSFASSSAAANPSSSSSFAALSSSASLSPFAAASNPSSSPAPAPFGFAPSSSSSSASSAPAFFSGFGSAPATSAPTLFGTPSSAATGGSSPLGMVQPAATSGLAPFASSSPSPLFGSSASSATSLFGTPLPSSSASSGSSLFATPQSSASSGSSLFGAATSGLPLFGTSLSTSSTLFGAASTSSSTLTATAAPPLLGTPSSSVAASGAFLFGGTASAASSGSPSFGTGLSTASPLFGITATSASPSLAAAATAATTTATLFGGSSSASATTPSLSNMFSPSSAATSSPFPASTGFSFAKPTSISSSPSLTPTETSTTTSTFSFIPSSSSSQFSFSVVSPAPLSTTPSARPTSFSFAPSAAPLLSTVTTTTSASTPFSGGSSSVSSSTTLSSFAVGSSPVAATLTASAVSAGSSAPASSFAGFGVTATPASSATASSVPSFSLSTKPSTPASSQAPSTTTVPAFSVPATTTTTASTASTTTAPTPSLIVASSSGTTSSTSAAVAVPKLPSEIVGKTVEEIIKEWNAELQERTGKFRKQANAIAEWDKRILKNRDVLLRLEIEVAKVVETQGSLERQLELIETHQQEVDNALQSVEEEAERIYKDERGLLLDDEAASTRDAMYEQAELIERELEQMTEQIKSVIQTLNSSQGGELDNIDGMTPLDAVVRILNNQLSSLMWVDEKAEEFSSRIQKLATQGSAAGRELMGPKLWMS, encoded by the exons ATGTCGGGTTTCTCGTTCGGATCCTCCGCTGGGTCCTCCTTCgcttcctcctccgccgccgcaaaccctagctcctcctcctccttcgccgccctctcctcctccgcttctctctcccccttcgcCGCCGCCTCCAACCCTAGCTCCTCCCCGGCACCCGCTCCCTTCGGCTTCgctccctcctcttcctcttcgtcggCGTCCTCTGCTCCTGCATTCTTCTCCGGATTTGGCTCCGCGCCGGCGACTTCGGCGCCGACGCTCTTCGGTACGCCGTCGTCGGCCGCGACCGGAGGATCGTCGCCTTTAGGGATGGTTCAGCCTGCCGCGACCTCCGGTCTGGCGCCGTTCGCGTCCAGTTCTCCTTCGCCATTGTTTGGCTCGTCGGCGAGCTCCGCTACTTCTCTGTTCGGTACGCCTTTGCCTTCTTCCAGTGCGAGCTCAGGTTCGTCCTTGTTTGCGACGCCTCAATCCTCGGCGAGTTCTGGCTCGTCCTTGTTTGGAGCGGCCACTTCTGGTTTGCCTCTGTTCGGGACGTCCTTGAGTACTAGCTCGACACTGTTTGGTGCGGCGTCAACGTCGTCATCGACTTTGACTGCGACCGCCGCTCCGCCTTTGTTAGGGACGCCGTCGTCTTCCGTCGCTGCTTCTGGAGCCTTCTTGTTTGGAGGAACTGCTTCAGCGGCAAGTTCTGGTTCGCCTTCGTTTGGGACAGGTCTGTCCACGGCTTCTCCCCTGTTTGGCATAACTGCGACCTCCGCGAGTCCGAGTttggccgccgccgccactgCCGCCACCACCACAGCTACGTTGTTCGGAGGTTCTTCATCAGCTTCAGCGACTACTCCTTCACTTTCTAACATGTTTTCGCCTAGTTCAGCCGCAACGTCATCTCCTTTTCCTGCTTCTACGGGGTTTTCCTTTGCCAAACCCACCTCTATCTCTAGTTCGCCTTCTTTAACACCCACTGAAACATCCACAACAACCTCTACCTTCTCATTTATACCATCTTCCTCATCTTCGCAGTTCTCTTTCAGTGTTGTGTCACCAGCCCCGCTCTCGACTACACCTTCCGCGAGGCCTacgtccttttcttttgccccaTCTGCGGCGCCATTGCTTTCTACTGTCACCACTACCACTAGTGCATCGACTCCATTCTCAGGTGGTTCCTCTTCGGTGTCCTCTTCGACGACATTGTCTTCATTTGCCGTGGGTTCCTCGCCAGTGGCTGCGACTTTGACTGCGTCGGCAGTTAGTGCAGGATCTTCGGCACCTGCTAGTTCCTTTGCAGGATTTGGAGTGACTGCGACACCTGCTTCTTCAGCGACTGCTAGCTCGGTTCCAAGCTTTTCGTTGTCTACCAAACCTTCAACACCGGCTTCATCTCAAGCTCCTTCTACCACCACCGTCCCTGCTTTTA GTGTCCCTGCTACCACAACAACAACAGCTTCTACTGCCAGCACGACTACAGCTCCGACACCATCTCTTATTGTAGCTTCGAGTAGCGG AACAACATCAAGCACCAGTGCCGCTGTTGCGGTACCAAAACTACCTTCAGAGATTGTTGGAAAGACAGTTGAGGAG ATTATTAAGGAGTGGAATGCTGAGCTACAAGAGCGAACAGGGAAATTCCGGAAGCAGGCAAATGCCATAGCTGAGTGGGACAAGAGGATTTTGAAGAATCGTGATGTTCTTCTTAGACTTGAG ATAGAAGTGGCAAAAGTGGTTGAAACCCAAGGTAGCCTGGAGAGACAGCTGGAATTAATTGAAACTCATCAGCAAGAG GTTGACAATGCTTTGCAGAGtgttgaagaagaagctgagCGTATTTATAAGGATGAACGCGGTTTATTGCTCGATGATGAAGCCGCGTCCACTAGAGATGCAAT GTATGAACAAGCTGAGTTGATAGAGAGGGAGCTGGAGCAAATGACGGAACAAATTAAATCAGTCATCCAGACTCTGAATTCCAGCCAG GGTGGAGAGCTCGACAACATCGACGGCATGACACCACTGGATGCTGTTGTCAGGATTTTAAACAATCAGCTTAGCTCTTTAATGTGGGTTGATGAGAAG GCTGAGGAATTTTCATCCCGTATTCAGAAGCTTGCAACCCAAGGTTCTGCTGCAGGACGGGAATTAATGGGCCCAAAATTGTGGATGTCTTGA
- the LOC115744374 gene encoding nuclear pore complex protein NUP62 isoform X2, whose amino-acid sequence MSGFSFGSSAGSSFASSSAAANPSSSSSFAALSSSASLSPFAAASNPSSSPAPAPFGFAPSSSSSSASSAPAFFSGFGSAPATSAPTLFGSSAPASSFAGFGVTATPASSATASSVPSFSLSTKPSTPASSQAPSTTTVPAFSVPATTTTTASTASTTTAPTPSLIVASSSGTTSSTSAAVAVPKLPSEIVGKTVEEIIKEWNAELQERTGKFRKQANAIAEWDKRILKNRDVLLRLEIEVAKVVETQGSLERQLELIETHQQEVDNALQSVEEEAERIYKDERGLLLDDEAASTRDAMYEQAELIERELEQMTEQIKSVIQTLNSSQGGELDNIDGMTPLDAVVRILNNQLSSLMWVDEKAEEFSSRIQKLATQGSAAGRELMGPKLWMS is encoded by the exons ATGTCGGGTTTCTCGTTCGGATCCTCCGCTGGGTCCTCCTTCgcttcctcctccgccgccgcaaaccctagctcctcctcctccttcgccgccctctcctcctccgcttctctctcccccttcgcCGCCGCCTCCAACCCTAGCTCCTCCCCGGCACCCGCTCCCTTCGGCTTCgctccctcctcttcctcttcgtcggCGTCCTCTGCTCCTGCATTCTTCTCCGGATTTGGCTCCGCGCCGGCGACTTCGGCGCCGACGCTCTTCG GATCTTCGGCACCTGCTAGTTCCTTTGCAGGATTTGGAGTGACTGCGACACCTGCTTCTTCAGCGACTGCTAGCTCGGTTCCAAGCTTTTCGTTGTCTACCAAACCTTCAACACCGGCTTCATCTCAAGCTCCTTCTACCACCACCGTCCCTGCTTTTA GTGTCCCTGCTACCACAACAACAACAGCTTCTACTGCCAGCACGACTACAGCTCCGACACCATCTCTTATTGTAGCTTCGAGTAGCGG AACAACATCAAGCACCAGTGCCGCTGTTGCGGTACCAAAACTACCTTCAGAGATTGTTGGAAAGACAGTTGAGGAG ATTATTAAGGAGTGGAATGCTGAGCTACAAGAGCGAACAGGGAAATTCCGGAAGCAGGCAAATGCCATAGCTGAGTGGGACAAGAGGATTTTGAAGAATCGTGATGTTCTTCTTAGACTTGAG ATAGAAGTGGCAAAAGTGGTTGAAACCCAAGGTAGCCTGGAGAGACAGCTGGAATTAATTGAAACTCATCAGCAAGAG GTTGACAATGCTTTGCAGAGtgttgaagaagaagctgagCGTATTTATAAGGATGAACGCGGTTTATTGCTCGATGATGAAGCCGCGTCCACTAGAGATGCAAT GTATGAACAAGCTGAGTTGATAGAGAGGGAGCTGGAGCAAATGACGGAACAAATTAAATCAGTCATCCAGACTCTGAATTCCAGCCAG GGTGGAGAGCTCGACAACATCGACGGCATGACACCACTGGATGCTGTTGTCAGGATTTTAAACAATCAGCTTAGCTCTTTAATGTGGGTTGATGAGAAG GCTGAGGAATTTTCATCCCGTATTCAGAAGCTTGCAACCCAAGGTTCTGCTGCAGGACGGGAATTAATGGGCCCAAAATTGTGGATGTCTTGA